The Vicia villosa cultivar HV-30 ecotype Madison, WI linkage group LG1, Vvil1.0, whole genome shotgun sequence genome includes a region encoding these proteins:
- the LOC131636667 gene encoding cytochrome P450 736A117-like → MLIIISSTFLFLFLLIKLYSYSSETKNSPPRLPLIGNLHQIGSFPHRNFYALAKKYGPFMQMYFGKVPILVISSAEAARDITKTHDHVFANRPPKINYDILLYNFRDVSSAPYGEYWRQLRSICMLHLLSAKRVKSLRAVREEELVLMMDKIRDYSSKSLPVNLSELIASKTNDVVCRATLGNKYSGESGTGFAKLMMDFTELLGTFMVGDYVPSLDWMTHLSGYYSRAKKVAKQFDDLLEGVVEERFNNPKGDDEEQTDLVDVLLWIQRIESLGFPIDRTTIKALLLDMFVAGTDTISTLLEWEMSELLKNPHMMKRLKEEARTVANGRTYITEDDLSNMKYLKAVAKEALRMYPPIPLLVPRECRQDVKVNGYNIKAGTRVFINAWGIARDPRYWDQPDEFRPERFLDTSVDVKGIDYQLIPFGSGRRGCPGLVYAMAANDLVLANLVHQFNWELPGGAGAKVDMSEAFGFTVHRKFPLMAYAAVSNQN, encoded by the exons ATGCTAATCATAATCTCTTccacttttctctttctttttcttctaatCAAATTATATTCCTATTCTTCAGAAACCAAAAACTCACCTCCAAGATTACCTTTAATAGGAAATCTTCATCAAATTGGTTCCTTCCCTCACCGTAATTTTTATGCTCTTGCCAAAAAGTATGGTCCTTTCATGCAAATGTATTTTGGTAAAGTTCCTATTCTTGTCATCTCATCCGCTGAAGCTGCACGTGACATAACCAAAACTCATGATCATGTCTTTGCTAACAGACCCCCCAAGATTAACTACGACATACTTTTGTATAACTTCAGAGATGTTTCATCTGCTCCATATGGAGAGTATTGGAGACAGTTGAGAAGCATTTGTATGTTACATCTTCTTAGTGCTAAGAGGGTTAAATCTCTTCGCGCTGTGAGAGAGGAAGAACTTGTTTTAATGATGGACAAAATAAGAGACTACTCTTCGAAATCATTACCGGTGAATTTAAGCGAATTGATCGCGTCCAAAACTAATGATGTGGTTTGCAGGGCTACATTGGGAAATAAGTATAGTGGGGAAAGTGGGACAGGATTTGCTAAGTTGATGATGGATTTTACTGAGTTGCTTGGTACTTTTATGGTTGGGGACTATGTTCCTAGCCTTGATTGGATGACACATCTTTCTGGATATTACTCAAGAGCAAAGAAGGTTGCCAAACAATTTGACGATCTTTTGGAGGGTGTAGTCGAGGAACGTTTCAATAATCCCAAAGGTGATGATGAAGAACAGACTGATTTGGTTGATGTTTTGCTTTGGATCCAAAGGATAGAATCACTCGGCTTTCCCATCGATAGAACAACCATAAAGGCTTTGTTACTG GATATGTTTGTTGCGGGTACAGACACCATATCAACTTTGTTAGAATGGGAAATGTCGGAACTCTTGAAGAATCCACACATGATGAAGAGATTAAAAGAAGAAGCAAGGACAGTGGCGAATGGAAGAACATACATAACTGAAGACGATTTAAgtaacatgaaatacttaaaggCGGTCGCTAAAGAAGCACTACGGATGTATCCTCCGATTCCACTACTAGTCCCTCGAGAATGTAGACAAGACGTGAAAGTAAATGGATACAACATTAAAGCAGGGACAAGAGTTTTTATCAATGCATGGGGAATTGCAAGAGATCCAAGATATTGGGATCAACCAGATGAGTTCAGGCCAGAGAGATTCTTGGATACATCGGTGGATGTGAAAGGAATAGATTACCAGTTGATTCCGTTTGGATCGGGGAGAAGAGGTTGTCCAGGACTAGTGTATGCTATGGCTGCAAATGATCTTGTGTTGGCGAACCTTGTGCATCAGTTTAACTGGGAGTTACCTGGTGGTGCTGGGGCCAAGGTGGATATGTCTGAAGCATTTGGTTTTACTGTCCACAGGAAGTTTCCTCTTATGGCATATGCAGCAGTTTCTAATCAGAACTGA